The DNA segment GGCGGTAGTTCTTGCGGCGCTTGAACTTGAAGATGATGATCTTGTCGCCCTTGCCGTGGCGTACGACCTCGGCGGTCACGGCCGCACCGGCAACCGTGGGAAGCCCCACCTTGACGGTGTCGCCGTCGCCGCCCAGGAGGACGTCGTCGAACGTAAGGCTCTCGCCCGGCTCGATGTCGACGGACGGAATGCGAAGCGTCTTGCCCGGCTCGGCACGGAACTGCTTGCCGCCGGTGCGGATGATGGCGTACATGGTTACAGGGAACCCCGGTTACACGGACTCGTCCGAAAAAGCGACAGAAGACAGGCAATATCACCCTGCAGCCGGGATCTGTCAACCGGGCCCTCACCCCCGCTCGTTCCTCGCTGCCCCCTCTCCCGATAACAGGAGAGGGCTGCGCCCTCGCCGTTATCGAGAGAGGGGGCGAACCGGCACCAAACCCGTACGGGCGCACC comes from the Longimicrobium sp. genome and includes:
- the rplU gene encoding 50S ribosomal protein L21, which translates into the protein MYAIIRTGGKQFRAEPGKTLRIPSVDIEPGESLTFDDVLLGGDGDTVKVGLPTVAGAAVTAEVVRHGKGDKIIIFKFKRRKNYRRKQGHRQKFTEVRINDVNLG